ATTGACAAGCTCATCCGGGTGAGCCTGCGGACGGTGGCCATGGATGTCCCGGCCCAGGACGTGATCACCAAGGACAACGTCTCGGCCAAAGTGAACGCGGTCATCTTCTTCAATGTGGTCCACCCCGAGAAGGCCATCCTGAACGTTGAGGACTACCTCTACGCGACCTCCCAGATCTCCCAGACCACCCTCCGGAGCGTTCTGGGGCAGTCGGAGCTGGACGAGTTGCTCGCCCAGCGGGACAAGATCAACCAGCAGCTCCAGCGGATCATTGACGATCACACGGATCCCTGGGGGGTGAAGGTCACGGCCGTGGAGGTGAAGCACGTGGACCTGCCGGCGGAGATGCAGCGGGCCATGGCCCGGCAGGCGGAGGCGGAGCGGGAGAAGCGGGCGAAGATCATCCACGCCGAAGGGGAGCT
This genomic interval from Candidatus Methylomirabilis sp. contains the following:
- a CDS encoding slipin family protein, with product MSPFSIFNVGITAIVFVILALYFLVSAVKILPEWERAVVLRLGRVRKPIYGKGGTGLILLIPVIDKLIRVSLRTVAMDVPAQDVITKDNVSAKVNAVIFFNVVHPEKAILNVEDYLYATSQISQTTLRSVLGQSELDELLAQRDKINQQLQRIIDDHTDPWGVKVTAVEVKHVDLPAEMQRAMARQAEAEREKRAKIIHAEGEL